From the Trifolium pratense cultivar HEN17-A07 linkage group LG4, ARS_RC_1.1, whole genome shotgun sequence genome, the window aagtaTTTGAGTTTAAATCTCCTAAATTTTAGTCCAAACAATTGATACTTTTATTAAAAGGGTCGTGCTACCTAGTGTCTTTGGGACACTAGATAAGAAATTCAAAAGTAATACATTTaacattgaaaaaaaatcatgctttacattttaaaaaagtttacacACAAGTTGCAAGActattttagtaattttgcTCTCATGAACATTCTTAAAATATGCATAAAATGTAGAAAATAGAATGAAAACTAGAGTATAAATTTACAAAATAGTAAGTACCGAATAAAATAGCACATGACAAGAAAATAATGTATCAAAGAGGCACtctgaacaaaaaaattatcttataactcaatgaaaacaaaaattcttatttttatttggtcctttactAACTATTTTATTCAGTCCCataatcaatttttaaattaaacaaaatacaacaaaaattatCCAGTTCAATTCTCAATATTTTAGCCGATGAAAAGCACATGCTCAAATACGGATCAAGATTTACTACAGTAGCATATCACACAGTTTTCACACTGTTTTCAATCTGGACTATTCATTATCAATCAGACCGTATATATTGATTCTGTGACAAAATCTCTAAAAATGATCACAACTATATATTAGAGATCGGACGGTCTTGATGCGATATAGCGTGAAAACTGTGTCAAAATGCACAGCAGGAAACCTGTTTCCTCAACTATTATCACACTTGTATAATCATTGCACACAAAAGGGAGAAAAAGAATAGTGGACATGAAAGCAAAGCAATGGTCCCAACAACAAAGCTGTGGTTTGTTGTACACTACATCATGATTGTACTTccactcaaaaaaataaatcctaaTCGTACTTTTTCATTAAATTTCCACTTCAATTCTcattctttatagaagcttccTCAATTCAACACCACACTTCACTTCCACTGACTCACCCTTCCCTAAAATGGAGGACACCATCCCTCTCTTTCTAACATGCTTCATCACACTCTTCACAATATTCCCAACCCCAACACGTGCCACTCTCCCAGGCACGTGGGAGCTTCTAATCCCAAATGCAGGCATAGCTTCAATGCACACAGCAGTAACACGCTTCAACAACGTAATCCTTTTAGACCGAACCAACACCGGTCCATCACGTAAACTCCTCCCAAAAAACCACTGCCGGTTCGACCGAAACGACGCCGTTTTAAAAAAAGATTGTTACGCTCACTCAATTCTCTTCGACCCCAAAAAAAACCAACTCCGTCCCTTAAAAATCCTCACTGACACGTGGTGTTCTTCCGGTGCGTTTCTCCCTAACGGAACACTTTTACAAACCGGCGGTGATATAGACGGGTTCAAAAAGATCCGAAAATTTGACCCGTGTAATTCAAACGGGTCATGCGATTGGGAAGAGTTAAACGACGTCGAATTAAGCGAAGGTCGTTGGTATGCAACGAATCAAATTCTTCCAGATGGTTCTATTATTATCATCGGTGGAAGAGGTTCAAATTCTGTTGAATTTTATCCTAAACGTAAAAACGGTGCCGTTtcgtttccttttctttctgaAACTGAAGATACTCAAATGGATAATCTATACCCTTACGTTCATCTTCTTCCTAACGGTAAACTCTTCGTGTTCGCGAATACGAAATCGGTTATGTACGATTTTGTTGAAAATCGTGTCGTGAAGGTTTATCCGGAGTTGATCGGTGGTCCGAGAAACTATCCGTCGGCGGGGAGTTCTGTTATGTTGGCTTTGGAAGGTGAATTTTCTGAGGCGGTGGTTGTTGTTTGTGGCGGTGCTCAATACGGTGCGTTTCTTGAACGGAATGTGGATACGCCGGCGCATGGGAGTTGTGGTCGGATAATGGCGACGGGATCCGACCCGGTTTGGGAAATGGAGGACATGCCGTTTCAGAGAATTATGGGTGATATGGTAATTTTACCAAACGGTGATGTTTTGATCATAAATGGTGCTATGAAAGGAACACAAGGTTTTGAATTGGGTTCAGATCC encodes:
- the LOC123924689 gene encoding aldehyde oxidase GLOX; its protein translation is MEDTIPLFLTCFITLFTIFPTPTRATLPGTWELLIPNAGIASMHTAVTRFNNVILLDRTNTGPSRKLLPKNHCRFDRNDAVLKKDCYAHSILFDPKKNQLRPLKILTDTWCSSGAFLPNGTLLQTGGDIDGFKKIRKFDPCNSNGSCDWEELNDVELSEGRWYATNQILPDGSIIIIGGRGSNSVEFYPKRKNGAVSFPFLSETEDTQMDNLYPYVHLLPNGKLFVFANTKSVMYDFVENRVVKVYPELIGGPRNYPSAGSSVMLALEGEFSEAVVVVCGGAQYGAFLERNVDTPAHGSCGRIMATGSDPVWEMEDMPFQRIMGDMVILPNGDVLIINGAMKGTQGFELGSDPCLNPVLYRPDEPAGLRFMVLNPGTVPRLYHSTANLLPDGRVLLAGSNPHVFYRFDVEFPTELRIEAFSPEYLDPDKMNIRPEILEVPEQVSYGVGFDVVVIVELPVVGIIEVNLGSAPFATHSFSQGQRLVKLGVGSAVPENGGRWRIRCTAPPSGMVAPPGFYMVFAVNQGVPSVARWIHVS